A window of the Chitinispirillum alkaliphilum genome harbors these coding sequences:
- a CDS encoding type VI secretion system ATPase, ClpV1 family — MVVSDIRIILDKLNDHCQKAFQSSVGSCVNKQNYELTYEHLFYALTDSVDNDIALICRHFGIDIARLKKMLVLEIENFPTGSSSKPTFSPSLVSLLEKSWSIGTLRYGCEKIRSGVVFTAAYEDITRSISPVAGILNEIDENVLKKDLLEIIDGSSESCQESSTNAQGQEAGNNEILKKYCKNLTLEAREGKIDPILGRDSEIFQVVDILSRRRKNNPILVGDAGVGKTAIIEGLAQQIVSTDVPDSLKDVEVWELDLGLLQAGASVKGEFEKRLKEVIDIAKKSGGRIILFIDEAHTLIGAGGSAGVGDAANLLKPALARGELRTCAATTWLEYRKYFEKDPALTRRFQLVKVEEPDEEKACAMLRGIAPTYEKHHGVHISEEGIKAAVHFSKRFISGRQLPDKAVDILDTASTRVKMSRTTTPSCIESKKKKLADIHRALQTIKNDSAAGIEIDQNEIERLDSLTQTISQDVDNLMQKWEKERACVEEIVELHQKARDAGRDSEQSKEIQLLLESKNRELESIAGENPLVYSHVSGDICAKVIADWTGIPVGSIMKDEAKVLLKLEQKLSEKVKGQDCAISEIASAIRSSKVGMKNPDAPLGVFLCTGPSGVGKTECALALAETLFGGEKFSTVINMSEYQEKHTVSQLKGSPPGYVGYGEGGILTEAVRQKPYSIVILDEVEKAHKDILNMFYQVFDKGFMRDGEGRDINFRNTVILMTSNLGSETILQAQTQQISDQSMLIEMVRPELTEHFGAALLARCNIIPFMSLTPEVLDSVIRMKLGKIETRLMENHSMSCSYSDDVVKFIANRCCAAEAGARNIDAVINSVLLPAISDHILSNVGIEEGESEERKVVIDIDETGDVVIEFGEQAVVC; from the coding sequence ATGGTAGTGTCTGACATTCGTATAATTCTTGATAAATTAAATGATCATTGTCAAAAAGCGTTTCAGAGTTCTGTTGGAAGCTGTGTAAACAAGCAAAATTATGAGCTCACGTATGAACACCTTTTTTATGCGCTTACTGATAGTGTGGACAATGATATTGCCCTTATCTGTCGACATTTCGGAATTGATATTGCAAGACTGAAAAAAATGTTAGTACTGGAAATAGAAAATTTTCCTACCGGAAGCAGTTCAAAGCCCACATTCTCCCCTTCACTTGTAAGTTTACTTGAAAAATCATGGAGTATTGGTACTCTGAGGTATGGATGTGAGAAGATAAGGTCGGGTGTGGTGTTTACTGCAGCTTACGAAGATATAACCCGCTCAATATCTCCGGTAGCCGGTATATTGAATGAAATAGATGAAAATGTCCTCAAGAAGGATCTCCTCGAAATAATTGACGGTTCCTCAGAGAGCTGTCAGGAATCTTCCACGAATGCACAGGGGCAGGAAGCTGGCAATAATGAGATACTGAAAAAATATTGCAAAAATCTTACACTTGAAGCCCGTGAGGGGAAAATTGATCCCATTCTTGGCAGAGACAGTGAAATATTTCAGGTTGTTGATATCCTGAGCCGGAGAAGGAAAAATAATCCCATTTTGGTTGGTGATGCAGGGGTAGGAAAAACTGCGATCATTGAAGGACTTGCCCAGCAGATTGTTTCCACCGATGTACCAGATTCGTTAAAAGATGTTGAGGTCTGGGAACTGGACCTTGGACTTCTTCAGGCTGGAGCAAGTGTAAAGGGAGAGTTTGAAAAAAGGCTTAAGGAAGTTATCGATATAGCCAAAAAGAGTGGTGGCAGGATTATATTGTTTATTGACGAGGCACATACGCTTATCGGTGCCGGAGGCTCAGCAGGCGTGGGGGATGCTGCAAACCTTCTTAAACCAGCGCTGGCCCGCGGTGAACTGAGAACCTGTGCAGCGACAACCTGGCTTGAATACCGTAAATATTTCGAAAAAGATCCCGCACTTACCCGACGTTTTCAGCTTGTCAAAGTGGAAGAGCCTGATGAAGAAAAAGCATGTGCAATGCTGCGTGGTATCGCCCCGACATATGAAAAACACCACGGTGTGCATATAAGTGAAGAGGGGATAAAGGCAGCTGTTCACTTCTCTAAGAGATTTATATCCGGAAGACAATTACCCGACAAGGCTGTAGATATACTTGATACCGCCTCTACCAGAGTAAAAATGAGCCGAACAACAACTCCATCCTGTATCGAATCAAAGAAAAAGAAACTGGCAGATATCCACAGAGCTCTGCAAACCATAAAAAATGACTCTGCCGCAGGAATCGAAATCGATCAAAACGAAATCGAACGTTTGGATTCGTTAACTCAGACTATATCTCAAGACGTTGACAACTTGATGCAAAAGTGGGAAAAGGAACGGGCATGTGTAGAGGAGATTGTCGAACTCCACCAAAAAGCAAGAGATGCCGGAAGGGATTCTGAGCAGTCTAAAGAAATACAGTTATTACTGGAGAGTAAAAACAGAGAACTCGAGTCGATCGCGGGAGAAAATCCATTGGTGTATTCACATGTCTCTGGTGATATCTGTGCTAAGGTTATTGCAGACTGGACCGGTATTCCTGTCGGGTCGATAATGAAAGATGAAGCAAAAGTACTGCTTAAACTTGAGCAGAAACTTTCAGAAAAGGTAAAAGGGCAGGATTGCGCCATTTCTGAGATTGCCTCTGCCATAAGAAGTTCCAAAGTTGGGATGAAAAACCCCGACGCTCCCTTAGGAGTATTTCTCTGCACAGGACCTTCCGGAGTGGGTAAAACAGAGTGTGCTCTTGCTTTGGCAGAAACTCTGTTTGGTGGTGAAAAATTCAGCACTGTAATAAATATGTCCGAATATCAGGAAAAACATACTGTCTCTCAGCTCAAGGGTTCGCCTCCTGGGTATGTGGGTTATGGTGAAGGCGGCATTTTAACAGAAGCGGTAAGACAGAAACCCTATTCCATTGTAATCCTTGATGAGGTGGAAAAAGCTCATAAAGATATTCTCAATATGTTCTACCAGGTTTTTGACAAAGGATTTATGAGAGATGGTGAAGGACGCGACATAAATTTCAGAAATACTGTTATCCTCATGACTTCCAATCTCGGTTCTGAAACTATTCTCCAGGCTCAAACTCAGCAGATCAGTGATCAGTCAATGTTGATCGAAATGGTTCGCCCAGAATTGACTGAGCACTTTGGGGCTGCGCTGCTTGCAAGATGCAACATTATCCCATTCATGTCACTGACCCCCGAGGTTTTAGATTCAGTGATTAGGATGAAGCTTGGAAAGATAGAGACTCGTTTGATGGAGAACCATTCCATGTCCTGCTCATACAGTGATGATGTGGTGAAGTTTATTGCAAACAGGTGTTGTGCAGCTGAAGCCGGAGCAAGGAATATCGATGCTGTGATAAACAGTGTGCTCTTGCCGGCGATTTCTGACCACATACTCTCCAATGTGGGAATAGAAGAAGGCGAATCAGAAGAGAGAAAGGTAGTGATCGATATTGACGAAACTGGAGATGTAGTGATTGAGTTTGGAGAGCAGGCTGTTGTTTGTTAA